The DNA region TCTCTTAAAGCGCTTCGTACAGATCAGAGAGTCATTAATCAGAATCCGGAATCAAGCTACAATATATTGGAAAAATATGGGCGTGATTTAGTTGTATTAGCCAGAGCGGGTAAACTGGACCCGGTTATTGGTAGAGATAGTGAAGTTCGAAGGCTGATAAGAATTTTATCCAGAAGGACAAAAAACAACCCTGTCTTAATTGGAGAGCCAGGTGTAGGAAAGACTGCAGTTGTAGAAGGGTTGGCACAGAGGATTCTAAACAACGATGTTCCGGAAGACTTAAAAGATAAAAAGTTATATGCCCTAGATATGGGTGCATTGATAGCCGGTGCTAAGTACCGTGGTGAATTTGAAGAAAGACTAAAAGGTGTGTTGAACGAAATTAGTAAATCCAATGGAGAAATCATCCTTTTTATCGATGAGATTCATAACATCGTTGGCGCAGGGAAAACAGAGGGAGCAATGGACGCAGGCAATCTGCTTAAACCGATGCTAGCAAGAGGAGAGCTTAGATGTATCGGTGCAACGACACTAGATGAATATCGCAAATATATTGAAAAAGATGCTGCTCTTGAGAGAAGGTTTCAACCTATTGTGGTCAATCAACCGTCAGTTGAAGATACGATATCTATATTACGTGGTTTGAAAGAAAGGTTTGAGATTCACCATGGTGTGCATATTACAGACCAAGCGTTAGTTGCTTGTGCAATTCTATCCCATAGATATATTACGGATCGCTATCTTCCGGATAAAGCGATAGACCTTATGGATGAAGCTGCCTCAATGATAAGAACTGAAATTGATACGATGCCAGGTGAACTAGATGAAGTTCTAAGGAAGCAGATGCAACTTGAAATAGAAAAGCAAGCATTAATTAAAGAAAAAGATAAAAGTACAAAAGATAGACTATCTATTTTAGAAAAAGATATTGCAGTACTAAAAGAAAAGTCTCAAGCTATGAAAGCACAGTGGGAGCTTGAGAAGTCAGAGCTGATCAAAGAAAAAGAAATAAAACAAGCCATTGAAGCAGTTAGGCGCGATATAGAAGAAGCAGAGCGTGTATATGACTTAAATAAGCTAGCAGAACTAAAATACGGTCAATTACCTGAGTTAGAAAAAAGACTGGCACGAGAGCAAAGTAAAGATATCTTAATGACATCAAAAATGTTAAAAGAAGCTGTGACAGAGGATGAAATTAGCGAGATCGTTTCTAAATGGACGGGGATTCCTTTAAGCAAATTGAATGAATCAGAAAAGGAGAAATTACTGCATCTGGAAAGTAAACTTCATGAAAGGGTTATTGGACAGGAAGAAGCCGTCAGTGCTGTAAGTGATGCTATACTAAGAGCTAGAGCAGGTCTTAAAGATCCGAATAAACCAATTGGTTCTTTTGTATTTTTAGGTCCGACAGGTGTAGGTAAGACAGAACTTGCTAAAGCTTTGGCAGAGGCTTTGTTTGACAGTGAGTCAAATATGGTTAGAATTGACATGAGTGAATACATGGAGCGTCATGCAGTTGCAAGACTCATTGGTGCACCGCCCGGTTATGTAGGCTATGAAGAAGGTGGTCAACTAACTGAAACCGTGAGAAG from Petrocella atlantisensis includes:
- the clpB gene encoding ATP-dependent chaperone ClpB is translated as MNMDKFTQKSSESIEWAQKMAIKLNNQYIDGEHLHYGLIAVEDGLVLKVLAHMNVNIKAYVHDLEQQIEKIPKVSGEGIQIYGSRRMNQLLLVAEDEAKSFNDDYISLEHIYIALLKEKNTPSAELFMKHGIDLERFLKSLKALRTDQRVINQNPESSYNILEKYGRDLVVLARAGKLDPVIGRDSEVRRLIRILSRRTKNNPVLIGEPGVGKTAVVEGLAQRILNNDVPEDLKDKKLYALDMGALIAGAKYRGEFEERLKGVLNEISKSNGEIILFIDEIHNIVGAGKTEGAMDAGNLLKPMLARGELRCIGATTLDEYRKYIEKDAALERRFQPIVVNQPSVEDTISILRGLKERFEIHHGVHITDQALVACAILSHRYITDRYLPDKAIDLMDEAASMIRTEIDTMPGELDEVLRKQMQLEIEKQALIKEKDKSTKDRLSILEKDIAVLKEKSQAMKAQWELEKSELIKEKEIKQAIEAVRRDIEEAERVYDLNKLAELKYGQLPELEKRLAREQSKDILMTSKMLKEAVTEDEISEIVSKWTGIPLSKLNESEKEKLLHLESKLHERVIGQEEAVSAVSDAILRARAGLKDPNKPIGSFVFLGPTGVGKTELAKALAEALFDSESNMVRIDMSEYMERHAVARLIGAPPGYVGYEEGGQLTETVRRQPYSVILFDEIEKAHPEVFNVLLQLLDDGRLTDSQGRTVDFKNTVVIMTSNIGSQVLLEGIDQQGDISETVRQEVLALMHQYFKPELLNRLDEIVLFAPLHYDQIAGIIHLTLKALQERLNERHIKISMSDRAIIQATHEAYSPQFGARPIKRFIQKQIETKLGKKILEGSIGDGADIQIDYENGEYIISNITT